A window of the Alnus glutinosa chromosome 4, dhAlnGlut1.1, whole genome shotgun sequence genome harbors these coding sequences:
- the LOC133865631 gene encoding peroxidase 7-like, with product MKFRYLALFVILVHLELSAIEPVTVAAHAQNGAPSPSPAAAAPGLSEDFYSDTCPDVVDIIEQKVGEWIQKDSTLAPSILRLHFHDCAVRGCDASILLNFNGSERTASTSTTLRGFQVIDDIKAALEKSCPRTVSCADILAAAAREATLLITDGPFWPVPFGRKDGRISIDEEAEMVPHGHEDLTTLINFFESIGLDMQDLVTLSGAHTVGRASCGSFLNRLHNFEGTGKPDTSLNTTYLQLLKNKCRRTTDLVHFDVTTPTTFDNVFYKNLQNKEGLLTTDQELISDRRTAPFVEAMASKTFIFESDFSDAMVKLGNVQVLTGNEGEVRVNCNFVNPR from the exons ATGAAATTCCGCTATTTGGCTCTCTTTGTCATCCTTGTTCATTTGGAGTTATCGGCCATTGAACCTGTAACTGTGGCTGCTCATGCTCAAAACGGCGCCCCTTCTCCAAGTCCTGCAGCTGCGGCACCTGGCTTGTCCGAGGACTTCTACAGTGACACATGTCCGGATGTTGTGGACATCATCGAGCAAAAAGTGGGAGAGTGGATTCAGAAGGATTCCACATTGGCTCCTAGCATCCTTCGTTTGCACTTCCACGACTGTGCTGTTAGG GGATGCGATGCATCTATTTTGCTGAACTTTAACGGAAGCGAGAGGACAGCTTCTACCAGCACTACTCTGAGAGGCTTCCAAGTGATCGATGACATTAAGGCAGCGCTAGAGAAGAGCTGCCCTAGAACTGTCTCTTGCGCCGACATTCTGGCCGCCGCCGCAAGAGAGGCCACCCTGCTTATTACCGATGGTCCCTTCTGGCCAGTCCCGTTTGGGCGTAAAGATGGGAGAATTTCTATAGACGAAGAAGCCGAAATGGTCCCTCATGGGCATGAAGACCTTACCACCTTGATTAATTTTTTCGAATCTATAGGTTTAGATATGCAAGATTTAGTCACTCTCTCTGGAGCACACACCGTCGGTAGAGCTTCTTGCGGTTCATTTCTAAACAGGCTCCATAACTTCGAGGGAACCGGAAAGCCTGATACCTCCCTCAATACCACTTACTTGCAACTGTTGAAGAATAAATGTCGACGCACGACCGACCTTGTTCACTTCGATGTAACAACTCCGACGACGTTTGACAATGTTTTCTACAAAAATCTTCAGAACAAGGAAGGATTGTTAACAACGGATCAAGAACTCATTTCAGATCGAAGAACGGCACCCTTTGTAGAAGCAATGGCGTCTAAGACCTTTATCTTCGAGAGCGACTTTTCGGATGCTATGGTAAAGCTTGGGAACGTCCAAGTTCTTACTGGGAATGAAGGTGAAGTTCGCGTGAATTGCAATTTCGTCAATCCTCGTTGA